GCCAATGGGGCTCTCTCTGCAGAACCCCTCATTATCAAGGTCTCCACTGAATCAAGCCGGCCATCACGCTGTTATAAAGCAGCAACGTCCTGAAGCTGGAATTGCCAAATACATTGATTTCTGGAATCTATCTAACACTACGCTTTATCATGTCTATTTTTGCTCCCGCTCCAAAACCCCCCAGCCTTCTTGGCTACCACCGGGTCCTCTCGCCCACGGCCGGCGTGAAGGTGTCCCCGCTATGTCTTGGGGCTATGAACTTTGGTGATGCCTGGTACGCAGTCCCTGTTGTAGTGTATTGATCTAACATCATGAAAGGAAAGAGTTCATGGGCGAGTGCAACAAGGAGCAGACCTTTGCCCTCCTTGATGCCTTCTACGAAGCAGGTGGCAATTTCATCGATACGTATGTAGTCTCCTCCTTTAAAGTACCTTTCTAATTGCAACAGGGCAAACAACTATCAGTATGAAGAGAGCGAAACCTGGATCGGCGAGTGGCTGCAAAAGCGCGGAAACCGGGACCAGCTGGTGTACGCTCCCTCATCCCAACCAGTCTATTCAAATACTGATGATATGATGTAGAATCGCGACAAAATACACAACCGGCttccgcaacaaccaccgcgACACAGAACCCATCCAGTCCAACTTCGTCGGCAATTCATTCAAATCCATGCACGTCTCCGTCAAGAACAGCCTCAAGAAGCTGCAGACCGACTACATCGACATCCTCTACCTGCACTGGTGGGACTTCACCACCTCCATCGAGGAAGTCATGCACggcctcaacagcctcatcaCCTCAGGGAAAGTCCTGTACCTCGGTATCTCAGACACGCCCGCCTGGGTCGTCGTCAAGGCGAACGACTACGCGCGCGCAAACGGCCTGCGCCCGTTCTCGGTGTACCAGGGGAAGTGGAACGCCGGGTATCGCGAtatggagagggagattATCCCCATGTGTCGGGACCaggggatggggattgcGCCGTGGGGACCGCTGGGTGGGGGAAAGTTCAAGACTGCTGAGGCGAGGAAGGCTGCGCAGGGGGATTCGAGTAACAGGGGGGCGCAGCTGAGTGAGACGGATGTGAAGATTTCGGATGCTTTGGAGAAggttgcgaagaagaagggggggACACTGCATGCTGTGGTAAGTTAGATGCCCTCATTCTATGGCCCATCTAACGAGACAGGCACTCTCATACGTGATGCACAAGGCGCCCTATGTATTCCCCATTGTTGGCCAGCGCAAGGTGGAGCATCTCAAGGCAAATATTGAGGCTTTGAGTATCAGTCTTTCCAGCGAGGAGCTGGCTGAGATTGACGCCGCAGCGGACTTTGATGTTGGATTCCCCAtgaacttcatcttcaggGACTACTCGACCATCAACACTGCGTCGGATGTCTTCCTGACCCAGGCGACTGCTCATATCGATGTGCCTCCGCATGCTCCACCTGTCCAGAACAGACAGAGTTTGTAGATTAGCCTAGGTTCGGTATCATGGAGATTCTTATCTAGTTTCCATAGAAATCAGTAGATCAGCTAGCTAGAAACTCTGATGTAACTGGTAGCTGTATATGCTATATCCATTAATATCCATATACTACAACTCACTCCCTCTCATCTTCACCAACCGCGGAAACAGCTTCAGCGCATTCCCATAATTAATCATATTCCTCAACTTTTGATCCATCTCATacccctccaactcctccaaaAACGCCGGATACGCCGTAACCGGCGCATACGGAAAGTCACTCCCATACAGGATATGCTCATGCGGAACCATCTTCAAGAGCATATCCAGCACCTGCGGCGCCGAACTCAACGCCAGATCAAAGTAGAAACTGCGAAACGCTTCCATGGCTTTATCATGCGTTGTGCCCATACGGTGCGAGACTGCAAAGTCCGGAGCTTTCTTCATGGGCGTTGTCACCCGCGAGATTAGGTACGGGAGGGCTCCGCCTGCGTGGGATAGTATGACCTTGCAGTCTGGGTACTTGAGCCTGGTACCATTCGTGATCATGTCCATTGCCGTACGGGTAGTTTCATGCGGATAGTCGATGGCCGGCTGTGGGAGTTTGGGATTAACAGGGTTCGTATCGACCGGGTGCGTGGggtggatgaagacgacaCATCCTCGCCTATTTAGCTCTGCCCAGATGGGCTCTATGTCTGGATGGCCGAGGTACGTATTCGACGAGCCATAGCGGGTGAATAGCGTGACTCCATCAGCATGCAGGGTATCCAGCCCGTATGCGATCTCGGCGAGGGCGTCCTGCGTGTCCAGAATATTGGGCAGCGATACGAAAAAGGCGAACCGCTCGGGCTCTTTATTGCGCAGGTCTGCGGAGTATTCGTTCATCTGGCGTGCGAGCTGGGCTCGGCCTTGACGATCTGGGAGAATGCATGCTCCTGGGGCTGTCACGGAGAGGACAGCGATCTGCACGCCAACGCGCTTCATCAGCAGCTTCGACGCGAGCGGGCTCCAGTGAGGCGTTGGCCAGCCGCTGGGGTCGCCTCCTTGGTCTTCGACTGCTGTTTTCAGTTAGCGGAGTGTCTTGAGCAAGTAGTATAGCCTACCCTTGGCGTAGAATGGAGGGACGCAGTGGTGGTGGGTATCGATCTTGTTCACTGGGGGGCTGTGGCTCCACCCAACAGCCTTGTCCCGGAGCCAGTCAAGGGCGCGCTCGGTCATTGTGCTGTGGTGGCTAGTGTTGCTAAGGTGAACGAGCAGGAGAAGTGCGACAAAGGACAGGAGTATGGCTAGCATGGTGGTATCGTCATGGCATAGTTGGTCCCACAGCTCTTAATAATGTTGTCACGGAACTGTTCCGGGGACCACTCACCGTCGGGTGGGATCCGGCCGTCCTATCCGGTGCACTACCTGATACTGGGATACGGATGTGCGAGGTGGGGTTAATATGCATAATGGGCCTTTGCAGCATCCTTGTCTATCGGGCTGCAGCCGGCGTTAAAAGTCGTATATCGCATCTTGTCTGTACGGGGACATCCAATCCAGCAAGACACCATGGGCAGCATATTCGCAGCTGCCGAAGCATATCCAATCAGCGCGACCATCGTAGCCATAGCAGCATGCCTAGTGACAATCGCCCTCACCATTCGAGAGGTATTCACCCCAGTTGGGAAACGGAGACCACCCCCTGGGAAGACATGGAAACTCCCTCATGGCCCTCGAGGGGTCCCAATACTCGGCAACCTCCTTCTACTTCGCAGGGCACGCGATGATCAAGACTTTAAACTGGTGCGTGGGAATCATGTACACCGATATCAAACAGAAGAAGTGGCTCACCGGATACACTACAGCACAGCGACCTCGCCAAATACGGCGAGATGACTACTCTCCACCTCGGATCAAAGACCTGGGTTCTGCTCAATAGCAAACGCGTTGTCAGTGAAGTCATCGCTAAACGCGGCGCCCTCACAAATGGCAGGAGTCCCATGCCTATTGCCAGTGGGATTGTGAGCCGCAACGCACGttccctcctccttccccccTCGGGGTGGACAGAGAAACGACGGGTGATGCACTCGCTGCTTAGCGGGACTGCATTGAAGCAGTACGGATCGTGGCAGGAGCTCGAAAGCACGCAGATGCTTGCAGAGTACCTGTTCCAGCCGGAGAGGTGGTACCGCCATCATTATCGCTACGCAAACTCCGTCGTGCATCGCATTGCACTCGGGGAGCGACTGACCAAGACGGGGAGAGAGCTGGCTGATCTACAAGATGTCGTCACGCACTTCGTTGGCAGCATCGGCTCCAGCCTGGTTGACTGGTTTCCTGAACTTGATAGGCTTCCCCGTGTTCTCCAGCCATGGCGGAAGTACTGGGAGAGGCTTGGTGACTGGAACGAGGAGGTCTACAGAGCGTGGTGGATTCCGGTCAGGGAAAAGGTAGAGCAGGGCACAGCGCCTCCGTCTTGGGTTCGTGATGTCCTTCTGCACCCAGACACCAAGTTTACCGGCGACGACCAGGAGGCCATGTATGTCGCTCTGCAACTTCTCGAGGCGGGGTCCGATACGACCAGAGAGGCATTGAACATCTTCGCAATGGCGGCCCTTTGCTATCCTGACAAGTTCCAGAAAGCGAGGGCAGAGGTGGATCATATATGTAACTCTGGAGGAAATGCCCGTCTGCCAGGGATTGGTGACCTCGAGCAAATGCCCTACATCTGCGCGATGATCAAGGAGCTCCTGCGCTGGAGGCCTATTTTCCCCTTTACCCCGGACCATGTGCTCACGTCCGACATGGAGTTTGAGGGTTATCATTTCCCGGCAGGCGTTGGGTTTGTGATCAACGAGATCCCAGTGTGCAACGAATGCGACGACCCAGAGGAGTTTAAGCCCGAGCGATGGCTGGACGGGCATGAGGCCGACCCAGCACATGGGCTTTGGCAGTTTGGCGGAGGTCGTCGTATTTGCGTTGGGTATAGACTGGCGTTCAGGGGACTGTTCATCAATGTGGCACGTTTAGTGTTTTGCTACGACTATGCAGCAGTAAGTCAACGAGCAGTGCAGGGGCAGAATATGAACTGACATATAATGATCTACTAGGCTGGGTCATACGACCCAAACCGCTTGAACCACCACAGAACCGACGAGCCTTTCCCGGTCAAGGTGACTCCTAGGAGTGAGCAACACGTCGGCTTAATCTTGGACGAAGCAGCCTTACTGCAGGTTCTGGACGACGCAAAGCGGATATAAAATTCGTCGGCTAGATAGTGCATTATAGAAGGACCCGAGTGTTGTTATGCTCGAATCACAAGATAGTATTACGGTGCTGGGCTAGTTGGAAATCTATATACCTAGTTTACTTCAAACAAGCTATAACGAAGTCTGCAATTGCCCTTGTCGTTACACTGGGAGGCCTTCCAGCTGAGAAATCCATCAATGGCCCATCGTGCGCTTCGTTTGCCATGTACAGGGCAACCTCGCCCTGACTCTTTCTCTTCAGCATCCTGCCCAGCTGCTGGACATGGTCGCTGAAGACCTCCTCGTAGCCACCAGTCACGAGAATACGATCCACAGCCTTGAGACTGTCCCACCAGCTTTCCGGAACATCGAGGGCCATTCCCCAGCCATTCCCAGCACAGATCTCGTCGTTCCAGGGAGAATACTCGACAAGATAGAGTCCCCATTTTTCCACGACTTCCCTACTAAGAACATCGGCACTAAACCATCTTTTGTAGGAGGGCGTACTAAAGTTGAAGGATGATAGCGGCGACACAAGGAAACACCCTTTGACTGGGCCGTTTAGGTCGAAACCATTCTCTGCAGACTGAGATGGATACTGGCGGTGGAGATGAGCCATGAGGCCAAGCGACAGGTGGCCGCCTGCAGAGTCGCCACCGAAGACAATCTACAGAAAAGTTAGATTTGATTTGATGGAGACAGCCGACATACATCAGATGGTCTATATCCGTTATCCAATAGATGGTTCAGTGCGAAAATTCCCTGGGTCATTTGTCTGGGATATGGGTTTGTCGGAACCAGGTCTGAACAGTAAGTATATGCTTCATTACTTCCTCTTCGGTAATACGAACCGTACTCCAGGATGCACACGCTCAGCTCTATTCCAGCATTGGCTGCCTCGATCCTGATATATGCCATCCAGTCCAGGTGTCCTTTAGCAAGCGGCATCACATATCCACCACCTTCGACCTTAGCAGTGGTTCATCAATGGCGCACTATgaatagaatattataccgtggaagaaaagaacaaCTTTATCCGACTTTCTTGGTCCTAGCCAGAGCAGGCGAGTGGCATTATCAGCAGGCAAGATATCCACCGCACGGCTGGCTCCATGAGACAAGACCCATGCATCATATACGTCGATAGTGGATGGCAGCATTGCCTGCAGCTGCTCTGGGGGAGTTTTGACCATCAGCGCACCAGCAAACCCATTCCATATGGCCGGGGCTAGAGGTAGTCTTTTGAACCCTGCACGGATAATAGCGCCTGGGATTCTGAATGCTGCTGATGGCAGGACATAGAAGATGAGGGTAGATAGAAAACGCCACTCCGCGAAGGCGGGCATCTCGGTATTCATCTATTGGCACTCACAGGTGCAGATGTAGCATGGACTAGATAACCATAATATATTCGTAATCATATTGAACGGAATGGGCCGAGAGTCCGGAATGCTTCCGGTAGAGGAACCAACAATCGTCCTGGCTCCACCAATGCATCCAATAGTTTTCAATCTCAAACTCTGGCTAATCATTCTATTGGATTCCACATGTCAATCCCGCACAGACGTGCGTGACGTGTAACCGGAACACTCCCGGCTCTCGATCTTTCATACTCCTGTGAGGTTGGCTTTTTATCAGCCTTCCAGACATTGCCCTACAGAATGCCACCAAAAGCTGCCGCTGAGTCGAAGCGTCGCAGTACTCCGCGAAGAAAGGTTGCTCTGGCCTGCGACTCGTgcagagagaagaagatccggtGCGATGGGAACAAGCCCATCTGTGGGCCATGCACCAGACGGGCGTATCGGATCGACCAGTGCGTCTACAGCTCGGATAACGCCCGGTCTGCCAGCAGAGACGAGTGAGCATGATCCATGCATGGACGAGTCAAGCCCTAACGCAGCATAGATATTTTCAGACCCTTTGTCAGCGAATCAGAGGACTGGAAGACGCCTGTTTGAGGGCCGGGGTCTCTATCGACTCATCGGATCCCCAGACTCGATGTGAACTCAGAGATCCCAGCAGACACGGTAGAGACCCAGCTGAGGACAGTCCACAACCTGTCGAGACTGCTGGACTAAATCCAGTCACACCGGGGCATCCGGTGCCAAACGGACAGAGTGACAGGGCAAATAGCCAGTCTGGATCCGTAGAAGAGACTGCGGAGAGTACCCAAAATGCAGCCTACGAATCGCCGTTGTTCGACGATGGGGGAGGCCACATTACGGGCATGGGCCAGATTACAGCCCTGGACGATGGAGCCAGGCGCCAGTCGTCTCGATTTCAATTCTATGGCAGTTCTTCCACAGCCTCGCTCATGCGGTTTGCCTGGCAGTCGATGCCTTCGCAGCCAGTGAATTCTTCGTGCCCCGAACGTATGTCCAGTACTCTCCAGGATACTTTCACTGAGTACCGGTTCGACGATTTTGCGCTGCCACCGCGCACACTGGCAGACCACCTCGTCGGCTGCTTTTTCAGCCACGTCTACACCCTCTATCCATTCTTCGACCGTCCCGCATTTGAAGCGGCATATAGAAATCTGTGGCGTGCTGAGGATGAGGCGGCGGTCCCTCTCACAGACCTGAGAATTGGACTGGGTTCAGCCGCAGAATCTGGGCCTAGATCAATCCTCTTCCATTGTGCATTAAATTATATCTTTGCCTTGGGCTGTCAGTTTGCGGATATTGCCCCGGAGGAAGTCGAGCACGTTGCGAACTCCTTCTTCCTTCGAGGGAAGCGGTTTATTGGACTCGATTTGCTTGACATCAATACCCTTGGTGTGGTTCAGACTTTACTGATCACGGCACTTTTTCTGCAGAGCTCTCCCTATcccagccgctgctggcaTTCCGTCGGGGTTGCTTGCAGGGTTGCCCTGGGCCTAGGACTGCATGAGTCGGATACCCTTGCCACCTTGACGCCTTTGGAGTCTGATATTCGGCGCCGAACCTGGCATGGCTGTGTGATGATGGATGTGTAAGCCCGACCCTAATTCCAGTTCCTCTTGCTCTGCCCTAATTCTTAACTGCAGCACTCTGAGCATGACATATGGCAGACCAACCATGACGACTCATCTggctcctcttccccctccgGATGGTTTCGATACCTCCCGTCCAGACGGGCCCAGTAACTGGACACTGATGGCATTCTATACTGAGGCCATTAAGCTTTACGGTATCCTAGACAGAATACTATCTGATGTATACTCCGCTTGGCGTGGCCGGTCATGCCAGGGTCAATCACAGTCCCCGACGAGGAGCCTGGGAGGCCTAGACGTCGTCCTTGAGATCGAACGACAACTCACTCTATTCGAGGCCAATCTTCCGTCGTTCCTTAAGTGGAACTCGGGCATGCATTCAGATAGAGGCCTGGGTCAGGCAATTTCTCAGCAGAGAAATGTTCTTCATGCGAGGTACAATGCCCGACCCTTTCGGCGGTATCTGAGTATAGGTCCTGATATTTATACAGATACGTGCATCTCCACCTCCTTCTACATCGTCCTATCTTCACCCAGCTGTACTCGGAACGAGTACGCGAGCGCGAGTCCACAGGTGAGAGCAACTCACAAGAGAGCCCGGCTGCTCAGAACCTCGCAACTCGGCGCACCTTGTACTCGTCTATGGCTACCAAGTCTGCAACGGCCTGCGTGATGGCAGCGATTGACCTCACGCACCTCGTCCACGAGACCTACCACACCAATGCGACTGATGCATGGTGGTACAATGGATTCTGTATGCGCCCATGGCCCGTCATTTCTATTTAACAATCTGTATTAATTCCAGTCTAGATGTGTCAACCGCCGCAATAGTCCTCCTCATGTCCTTCTCCGCCCCGTCAATGCTCCGTCCATCCGCCATGGATAAAGCCCGAGAAGCCTGGAGAGAAGCAACAAGCGTTCTAGAGTCCATGGCTACAGTGAGCGTGTCCGCAAGCAACACACTCCGATTCCTCCGTGCTGCGTATCGCCAGGCGGTTTCCGGTTATGGTGACGTCCAACAAACAGAAGCAGGGGATCGCGCTGCCAATTCTAATTGTAATTCTGCTTCGTTTCAGTTGCATCTGAATGACATGGGCCAAACTCATGATCCGTTTGATCACCCAGATCATGACCTAATGCAAGTGCCGTTTTTCAATTGGGAGGAATATGTGGCGAATATGGGACAAGGGCAGGGACAGGGGCTGGATGATTTAGGGTTCTTGACGAGGCTCGACTTTCCTGATACTTTAAGTTAAGACTGGatcttatttcttttttttggaaTGGACGGCTAAGGGAGTTCTATTAGCTAGGGCAGTCAATATATTGTTGaacagtatatatatatccatcaGGCTTGAGCTTTATCTTTCTCCGTCTTCGCTCATtcagccttcttcaccttcggcCTATCCCACCCCACAACATCCGTCCCATGAATCCAGTCCATCAACCCAATAGTCCCATAATTAACGCGGAATTTCTCATGGTGCAAATCGTGCAGTTCGGCCGGCGGCAATTTCAAAAGGTCATACCCGCTATggtccgccgcagcctcccaTAGCTCAAAGGTCACAAAGCCCATGATAGACAGGAAGTGCGCACCTTTTAGATATAAAGGCAGTGAAACCGGTAGGACGTTTGCGAGGATATGCTCGACCGGGTGTGCGTACTCGGCTGCGAATGCCACGGGCGTGATGTACTTGTGGTGCATTTTGTGGATATAGACATAGATTCTCGGGTGGTGCAGAGCGCGGTGGATGTAGTAGAACGAGACTTCCCTTGCTAGGAGACCGAAAGCGAAGTCCACGATAAACTCTGTCCAAGGGGGCACGATTGGATCTAGATTCAGAGTCGCGTGGTCCAGGCCAGCGAACCAGACCAGCATGCCATGGAGGGCTACTACCCAGACGTGGTTGAACAGAGTCACTTTGACACAGTGCAGGATTTGCTGGCGAGTTGGTTGTCGGCGGGCATCTTGGATTTTGTGGCGCTGGGAGAATTTTGGAAATACAGTGTCGATGAACATGTATAGCGTTGctgggatgatgaagccgaCGATTTGAGTGATAATTGAGCCCGTCAGTTCGATTGTGCCTGGCTTGTAGGTTGTTATGATATGGTCCCAGGCGGCCTGCAGCTTGTAGTGGAGATCCATGATTTGGTGCTGGGAAGATGGGATTTCGCTGGACTATTTCGCTGGACTATTTCGCTGGACTATTTCGCTGTCTGCTGGTATTATATCTCTGGAGGAGACGGAGCTGTTCCAGACTCATATGAATCAATATCTAGCATGATAGAACAAGGCCGGAACTGACCCGAACAGTCTCTTAACTAGGGCATTTACACATGTCTTCATGCGGGAGAGCTCCGGCATCACATGCAGGACGCTTTCATGATTCTACTTAAACCTGCCCATGGCAGAATCCAATATATCGTGATCCAATCTATGTAAACCAGCCATGACTTCGAAATCTGTTGATGCTCCCTCTTACAGCCAGGTAGCCTGTGTTGGTGCAGGGCTATCGGCCGTGGCTCTAGGAGCAACACTGAAGAGATGGTATGACCTGGAAGATATTCAGTTCTTCGAGCGACATCCCAACAGTGGTGGAACATGGTACATCAACACCTATCCTGGTCCGGGTCCCTTTCCCTCTCTACGTCTCCTACTCATACCAACTCACCCCGAACAGGATGCGCCTGCGATGTGCCGAGCGCACTGTacagcttctccttcgcacTCAACCCCAACTGGACAAGGCTCATGCCCTCAAACACTGAAATCAAAGAGTATGTCGACAACGTGGTCGACACCTACAACCTCCGTCGCAAGATGACCTTCGGAACGGAAGTAGTCCGCAGTGTCTGGCGCGAGGATGCAAGTCGCTGGCTTCTATACCTCCGAGACCTGAGTTCCGGGCGCGAATACACCCACGAGTGCCAGATCCTCTTTGCAGCAACAGGGCAGCTCGTCGAGCCACGGCCGTGTGAGATCCCTGGTGCCGCCGACTTCCACGGGAGTATCTTCCATTCAGCGCGGTGGGATCACAGCGTGGACCTCCAGGGGAAGAATATTGTTGTGATCGGGAATGGCTGTACGTACCAACCCACCTTAGGAATATACATCCATATCTGATGATGCTAGGCACTGCTGCACAGATTGTCCCGGACCTGGTAAACGAGGCAAATATAAAGTCTCTCACGCAGGTTATCCGGACAAAGCACTGGATATTTCCTGCCCCGAACTTCACCTACCCACGGGTCTTGCAATGGATCTTCCGCTATGTTCCATTTGCAATGAAGCTGCACCGACTCCATATCTTCTTGATTGCCGAGAATGACTTTCGCTTGTTTCCAATGACCAAAGGAGCTGCGAAGCTGCGAGAGAAGCGGCGAAAGCAGGTCGAGAAATACATGCGCGAGGCAGGCCCAGAGAAATATCACGACCTCCTGATTCCGGACTTTGATGTAGGATGCAAGGTATGTAACTATTTGTATCCTTTCAATATACGCTTGGATAGATGCTTTAACATATGCTAATTTACAACTTGCAGAGGCGAATATTCGACCCCGGCTACCTGGACTCTCTACACAGCGACAAGCTCTCTTTAACTGACGCGAAGACCGAAGAGATTACCGCAGACGGCCTCAAGACAGACAAAGGCTTCATTCCGGCGGACGTTA
Above is a window of Aspergillus puulaauensis MK2 DNA, chromosome 2, nearly complete sequence DNA encoding:
- a CDS encoding alpha/beta hydrolase (CAZy:CE10;~COG:I;~EggNog:ENOG410PR6J;~InterPro:IPR029058,IPR013094;~PFAM:PF10340,PF07859;~go_function: GO:0016787 - hydrolase activity [Evidence IEA]), producing the protein MPAFAEWRFLSTLIFYVLPSAAFRIPGAIIRAGFKRLPLAPAIWNGFAGALMVKTPPEQLQAMLPSTIDVYDAWVLSHGASRAVDILPADNATRLLWLGPRKSDKVVLFFHGGGYVMPLAKGHLDWMAYIRIEAANAGIELSVCILEYDLVPTNPYPRQMTQGIFALNHLLDNGYRPSDIVFGGDSAGGHLSLGLMAHLHRQYPSQSAENGFDLNGPVKGCFLVSPLSSFNFSTPSYKRWFSADVLSREVVEKWGLYLVEYSPWNDEICAGNGWGMALDVPESWWDSLKAVDRILVTGGYEEVFSDHVQQLGRMLKRKSQGEVALYMANEAHDGPLMDFSAGRPPSVTTRAIADFVIACLK
- a CDS encoding cytochrome P450 (COG:Q;~EggNog:ENOG410PKMD;~InterPro:IPR001128,IPR017972,IPR002401,IPR036396;~PFAM:PF00067;~TransMembrane:1 (o12-31i);~go_function: GO:0005506 - iron ion binding [Evidence IEA];~go_function: GO:0016705 - oxidoreductase activity, acting on paired donors, with incorporation or reduction of molecular oxygen [Evidence IEA];~go_function: GO:0020037 - heme binding [Evidence IEA];~go_process: GO:0055114 - oxidation-reduction process [Evidence IEA]) produces the protein MGSIFAAAEAYPISATIVAIAACLVTIALTIREVFTPVGKRRPPPGKTWKLPHGPRGVPILGNLLLLRRARDDQDFKLHSDLAKYGEMTTLHLGSKTWVLLNSKRVVSEVIAKRGALTNGRSPMPIASGIVSRNARSLLLPPSGWTEKRRVMHSLLSGTALKQYGSWQELESTQMLAEYLFQPERWYRHHYRYANSVVHRIALGERLTKTGRELADLQDVVTHFVGSIGSSLVDWFPELDRLPRVLQPWRKYWERLGDWNEEVYRAWWIPVREKVEQGTAPPSWVRDVLLHPDTKFTGDDQEAMYVALQLLEAGSDTTREALNIFAMAALCYPDKFQKARAEVDHICNSGGNARLPGIGDLEQMPYICAMIKELLRWRPIFPFTPDHVLTSDMEFEGYHFPAGVGFVINEIPVCNECDDPEEFKPERWLDGHEADPAHGLWQFGGGRRICVGYRLAFRGLFINVARLVFCYDYAAAGSYDPNRLNHHRTDEPFPVKVTPRSEQHVGLILDEAALLQVLDDAKRI
- a CDS encoding amidohydrolase family protein (COG:S;~EggNog:ENOG410PP0G;~InterPro:IPR006680,IPR032466,IPR032465;~PFAM:PF04909;~SECRETED:SignalP(1-20);~go_function: GO:0016787 - hydrolase activity [Evidence IEA];~go_function: GO:0016831 - carboxy-lyase activity [Evidence IEA]), encoding MLAILLSFVALLLLVHLSNTSHHSTMTERALDWLRDKAVGWSHSPPVNKIDTHHHCVPPFYAKAVEDQGGDPSGWPTPHWSPLASKLLMKRVGVQIAVLSVTAPGACILPDRQGRAQLARQMNEYSADLRNKEPERFAFFVSLPNILDTQDALAEIAYGLDTLHADGVTLFTRYGSSNTYLGHPDIEPIWAELNRRGCVVFIHPTHPVDTNPVNPKLPQPAIDYPHETTRTAMDMITNGTRLKYPDCKVILSHAGGALPYLISRVTTPMKKAPDFAVSHRMGTTHDKAMEAFRSFYFDLALSSAPQVLDMLLKMVPHEHILYGSDFPYAPVTAYPAFLEELEGYEMDQKLRNMINYGNALKLFPRLVKMRGSEL
- a CDS encoding aldo/keto reductase (COG:C;~EggNog:ENOG410PJ9A;~InterPro:IPR023210,IPR036812;~PFAM:PF00248), whose translation is MSIFAPAPKPPSLLGYHRVLSPTAGVKVSPLCLGAMNFGDAWKEFMGECNKEQTFALLDAFYEAGGNFIDTANNYQYEESETWIGEWLQKRGNRDQLVIATKYTTGFRNNHRDTEPIQSNFVGNSFKSMHVSVKNSLKKLQTDYIDILYLHWWDFTTSIEEVMHGLNSLITSGKVLYLGISDTPAWVVVKANDYARANGLRPFSVYQGKWNAGYRDMEREIIPMCRDQGMGIAPWGPLGGGKFKTAEARKAAQGDSSNRGAQLSETDVKISDALEKVAKKKGGTLHAVALSYVMHKAPYVFPIVGQRKVEHLKANIEALSISLSSEELAEIDAAADFDVGFPMNFIFRDYSTINTASDVFLTQATAHIDVPPHAPPVQNRQSL
- a CDS encoding uncharacterized protein (COG:S;~EggNog:ENOG410PNBP;~InterPro:IPR036864,IPR007219,IPR001138;~PFAM:PF00172,PF04082;~TransMembrane:1 (o633-657i);~go_function: GO:0000981 - DNA-binding transcription factor activity, RNA polymerase II-specific [Evidence IEA];~go_function: GO:0003677 - DNA binding [Evidence IEA];~go_function: GO:0008270 - zinc ion binding [Evidence IEA];~go_process: GO:0006351 - transcription, DNA-templated [Evidence IEA];~go_process: GO:0006355 - regulation of transcription, DNA-templated [Evidence IEA]), which translates into the protein MPPKAAAESKRRSTPRRKVALACDSCREKKIRCDGNKPICGPCTRRAYRIDQCVYSSDNARSASRDEYFQTLCQRIRGLEDACLRAGVSIDSSDPQTRCELRDPSRHGRDPAEDSPQPVETAGLNPVTPGHPVPNGQSDRANSQSGSVEETAESTQNAAYESPLFDDGGGHITGMGQITALDDGARRQSSRFQFYGSSSTASLMRFAWQSMPSQPVNSSCPERMSSTLQDTFTEYRFDDFALPPRTLADHLVGCFFSHVYTLYPFFDRPAFEAAYRNLWRAEDEAAVPLTDLRIGLGSAAESGPRSILFHCALNYIFALGCQFADIAPEEVEHVANSFFLRGKRFIGLDLLDINTLGVVQTLLITALFLQSSPYPSRCWHSVGVACRVALGLGLHESDTLATLTPLESDIRRRTWHGCVMMDVTLSMTYGRPTMTTHLAPLPPPDGFDTSRPDGPSNWTLMAFYTEAIKLYGILDRILSDVYSAWRGRSCQGQSQSPTRSLGGLDVVLEIERQLTLFEANLPSFLKWNSGMHSDRGLGQAISQQRNVLHARYVHLHLLLHRPIFTQLYSERVRERESTGESNSQESPAAQNLATRRTLYSSMATKSATACVMAAIDLTHLVHETYHTNATDAWWYNGFYVSTAAIVLLMSFSAPSMLRPSAMDKAREAWREATSVLESMATVSVSASNTLRFLRAAYRQAVSGYGDVQQTEAGDRAANSNCNSASFQLHLNDMGQTHDPFDHPDHDLMQVPFFNWEEYVANMGQGQGQGLDDLGFLTRLDFPDTLS